Sequence from the Paramisgurnus dabryanus chromosome 3, PD_genome_1.1, whole genome shotgun sequence genome:
ACCACATATGACACAATTTAATCTGTTTTGTGACCACCTCCATCATTTTTGTTTTGACTTTGTGTAAACCACATAAAGATGCTTGTCATGTTTGTTTACGACTGTGTGTTCTCGCTGTAGCTGGCAGGAGCGGCTATTTTGGGCGTGGGCATCTGGGTGAAGGTGGACAACGGATCTGTCTTGAGTTTTCTGCAGGGCATATCGGCAGCTGACAGTCAGCTGGGTCAGGTTCTGAACGTGGGCTATCTTTTGATCGCAGTGGGCTCCGTGCTCCTCATCCTGGGCTTCCTGGGTTGCTGCGGGGCTGTACGAGAGAGCAGGTGTATGTTGCTGCTGGTACGTCACATCATCTCCACCTGTAGATCATATCAATGATCATAACACACCTGTAGTGAATCAGCCTTTAGCAAAATAtgtggttttaatgttttatgatCCAGCTCTACAAACAAACTCTTGTCCAGCTTACGCACCTCCCTACACGTTACACGTCACATTATATTAGTAGCTCatgtaaacattaatttataCTTTTACATAGTAcatgttataaaatatataatttatgttttctttcttcagttctTTGTCATTGTTCTGATCGTGTTTATTGCTGAAGTCGCTGGAGCGATTGTTTTGCTTGTCTTCAAACCTCTGGTGAGTCgataatgtaaatataaattatatataagaTGTATATTCTCATTTTTACATACAGTAGTGAGCAAAGCTGGTTTTATTTAATCTGTATATTTTTAGGCAGAGGACCTGATACAAAAGGCTGGAGAGGAAGCTGTGAAAAACATCAAGAAAGACTATGGCACAAACAAAGATCTCACAGGATTGTGGAACTCAACTATGACAACGGTTTGTGGTACTTTTATTGATGAAACGATTGGcggtttttgtttataaaaatgtgAATAATATATAGAAATAATCAATATTACAGAATTTTATTATGCATGGCATTtattatgtacactgtaaaaaatattcagCATTTTAATCAACACAtgttgttatgttatgttaaaaaattaagttaaataatttcaacttgaatttattTAGTTATATCAACCTTTTAAGCCAAAACTTTAAATAagaggttgaattgacttggaTAACCAGGTCGCTTTAACTtcttgctgcattttttttttcacagtgtatactctaaaaatgttgggttatttaTAACATTGCGTTGGGACAGAAAGGTACAAACTCAGCCGTTGGGTCAAATTAATGCAGAAGATGTTTatgtttgacccaacaatgggttaaaccAACCCCAGGCAGTATAGGTTAAATTATAACCCAGCAgattgggtttgtccctttttgacccaatacTGTGCTAAAAATAGCCAACGCTATCTCATAGCAATTCATTTTACGAGGTTGCTAATTTGTATGACTTTTTTATATGATTTGCCCTTGACCCAtttgacgttggggttaggggtttcATTATCGTTTTTAATGATAATCGTACGATTTTGACCCGATTAACTTCATAAGAATTAGCCAACtagtaaaatatgtacgatttctcgtgagatcaggctgattCAGCTTTTTCATGTGTTTGACATTGTTCTTAATAGAATGATAatgcaaaatatataaattttttaaaatgcatatataatttgaacaaaatacAAATgctcataagaatgctttctttCTTTGCCTGTATATGTAGCTCAGTGATATTACTTCATTACGATTGGTCTTATATTGGCTTTTGTCTTGAATCTGTATCTCTAGCTCAAGTGCTGTGGATTCAACAACTACACAGATTTTACAGGTTCTCCTTTTGTAAATGGGACGGGTTTTTACCCACCCCAGTGCTGTGGGTCATCATCATGCAATGGGACGACGGCTTCTAGCGTGGTAATGCTTCAGGACATCACACAATAACAAACTTTAAAATACTGCATGATGTAATGTACTCTTCATATTATCCAAGAGTCATTGTCCATGAAATACTCAGTTGTTGATGTTCGTATGCTGTTTGAAttttacatttgtctgttttttGCTTTAGGATATTCCAGGTTGTTATCCAGCTCTGAAGAAGCTGGTCGATGATAATGCTGTCATTATTATAGCTGTGGCATTGGGCATCGCTGCTCTTGAGGTACGATTCTGCATTTTTATCTTTCCACCATTGTGTTTagcttttaaaaaattagtgGGGATTATTGacattaaatttttaagttatacaaaatacaaacaaaatgtcGGATTGGTTTTGCTCTTACTCTAAGAGATTCGATTGGAAGAAAACGTGTAATGCGTTGTATTATTTGTGAATACTATTTTCCCTCATAAGAACAATTTGGGTAATGCATTAATTTTCATGGTAACTCCTTACAACAAGAtttcatttattaatattacactgtaaaaaaatatttgctgccttaatttttttaattaattgaaCTCAACAATAgttaacttactattatttatcttgactagagatgagttgctacaacttataaaatatagttgaaataagtcaacttcatttcatcaattataacaactcatctctagtcaagataaataatagtaagttgacttgtaaatctgagttcatttaattaaaaaaattaaggcagcaaagaatttAGTTGATTCAAttaaaaatgctaaaaaaatttacagtgtataaatgcattagctaacataaacaaacaatacttttttatagcactttattaatctttgttaatgtaagTTAATACTAATACACTAAACAATTTATTGTGCATTTTCTAATGTTAACAGACATTAAAGTCGGcatgaaattaaaaataaaacttaattttttatggAATACAATATTGTGATTTAAAATGCCTTATTTGTGATCTTAAATTTCATGTGcactcataatctttaatcaaaaacgcaaatctcctcGACTCCTTAAAAAACCTCTCTGTACTTCCGGTCACGAGGATTGGTGCGAGGGTGGGCCCCGGGAAAAGATTGCAGCCATTAGCAagtagcaacatgacccaacttcaaacaatCCAATCAGTACTCGATGGACAAATCTAGTCTCACCCtactttttttctcatttcGGAAGTTGTTTTACTCAGATATATGTCACAATGGGAAAAATAAGACAATCTCTACCTCCGTTTTATGAAACTTTAAAAGACATACACAAAGActttatttgattttaaatatatcaaatttatatataaaataaatgtaatgtacaccataaaaacttttttggacttttttGCAATAttgcaattaatttttttttaagtataaacttggatttacaagtcatttcaactttattttttttatcttaactAGTATTAGGTTGctgtaacttaaaaaaacaaagtttaaaaaataagttGTAAATCCAAGTTTACACTTAAACTTTTAAgtccttttttttacagtgtactaatGGACTATTAATGAACATAATGTGTTAATTATATGCACCGATACAAAATGTCTGTGCCAATAGAGATATTCAATTGTTTAGAATGACATCTACCAATACTATAGATACCGCTAGTTTTTCTTTTTACTCCTTGTTTCAAATTTTGATGTTGTGGATCCTAGAAATGCATAGCGACCAAACTGCAATTCTGTTGTCATTGTTACGAAATTCTAAATAACCACACAGTATGAGTTTAGATgcatttttctctttttaattCCCAGTAATATGCCCTGATTTCCAAAGTTTTTTATGCATGCCGATGCAGATTATAGGCACATATATCCATTCATCCCTATTAATGCTGTAAGATTAATTCGTTCTTGCTAAGTAATGTAGTTGAACAATGTATAGGGATgtaaaatgaaactttattGTAGTGTTACCATTTGCTCAATACATGCATACTGTAAACTAACTGTAAAGATTAATTTACTGCTAAAATCTGAaggttttgtgtgttttatttttcagcTAGCGGCGATGATTGTGTCCATGACCCTGTACTGTCACATAGGGTCAAAACGCGATTGAGGTCTCGCCATGCCAATGACTCCTCCGGTTTATTGAGGATGAGGATATCTGATCATCTGTACATTTCAGGAATATCACTGTGACTCAAACTTAACCACTGCAAAATCCATCCATTGACTCAGTTGCCTTAAATGTTAATTTAGAGAAACTCAAatcacaaacatttttattcagATCCCATTTTTACTAATGTTAAATGagaattttactgttttttttaaactgattgTATTTTTTAAGAGCCTAGCCAATGCAAGGTGTGTCTTTTAGTTGTTTAATGAAATAGCAAGCAAAGTAGTGTTTGGTAATTATGAACACATTGAGTTTTGACTCTGCTATGTTTATGTGCAATGCAGTGACCAAAAAGCCAAATGTTTTCTAAGAGATGTTACTGATTTATTGTAATTTATTTGTACTTTTTACAAACCTAGCTATTTAAATAATGTGCTGTATGTAATAAAGCACAACATTGTGTCTTTTCAGACTCTGAATGTTTTTAGTTTATACAAGAGATTAGCATTATCATGTTGGTGAAATGTTTATGtaagttttttattttgccAAAAATTATTAAAGCAATTTTTCAGCTTATCTGATTGTCACGTCTTTTATTAATATAACCCAATCATATCGTATCACTATTTTTATAGCGCTAcaattatataattataactTGCATACATTGTACCTAATCTATAAAAGTCCTTTGATGAAAAGGTTTCAGTTTCAACACATTAATTTCACCATAGCTAAATTAAACTAAAGTATCCCCTTCTCTAAGttcaaaacatttacataaGTTACCATTCATAGAAACTGtagcatatatatataattcatAAATATCGTTAAAAGTCTGTTTAGTAATAAaacacagtttaaaaaaaattatttactagcATGTTTTTGTTATATAGCTAAATATGTGTACCAAATAGAATCCAGTATTATTTTACTACGTGTACTGGGGGTCCCTGCTCCTCGTCTATATCCATTAAAGTGTCCTTAGCCTGATGACCTCTAACCTACACATACAATTAAAAATAGGCATACATTTACCGCCCTCTACTGGAAGTAAAGTGAGTATGTCACAAATCTAGCAGCGAAAAAATGGTgtcccgtcggggaatcgaacccctgTTTTCAGTTCAGAGAAACTCACGGAGACTCAGCAGCTGTGACATAATTTCACAGAAGGTAACAGcctgtttcttttttatttttccattgATCTTTGTTCAGTAGGTGTATTAAACTATCACTTGATTTcatatattgattttttttcttgtgtttatCTTGAGATATACCATgtacaggatttttttttacatttttttcaatcAATCAAATTCTTTGCATTTAACATGTTCATAGTGTTTTGGTAGAA
This genomic interval carries:
- the tspan34b gene encoding tetraspanin 35; the protein is MGCFGFLKTMMILFNGIIFLAGAAILGVGIWVKVDNGSVLSFLQGISAADSQLGQVLNVGYLLIAVGSVLLILGFLGCCGAVRESRCMLLLFFVIVLIVFIAEVAGAIVLLVFKPLAEDLIQKAGEEAVKNIKKDYGTNKDLTGLWNSTMTTLKCCGFNNYTDFTGSPFVNGTGFYPPQCCGSSSCNGTTASSVDIPGCYPALKKLVDDNAVIIIAVALGIAALELAAMIVSMTLYCHIGSKRD